In a single window of the Pontibacter russatus genome:
- a CDS encoding ParB/RepB/Spo0J family partition protein yields MSDNKNSAAKRKGGLGRGLGSLLEGNKYTGKTESSTTNEVNTIADIAIDQIQTNPYQPRTHFDQAALEELAESIKVQGIIQPITVRQLDQDTYQLIAGERRYQASKIAGLKVIPAYIRKADDQQMLEMALIENIQRENLNAIEIALSYQRLLSECSLKQEELGERVGKKRTTVTNYLRLLKLPPDIQIALRDNIISMGHARALINIDTVEKQLDVFKEVVAKELSVRKVEELVRNLQNANKKPDPQQKLSFSKYEEELKTVETKLSSQFGTKIQVKANNDGKGEIKIPFVTVDELNRILEILNY; encoded by the coding sequence ATGTCTGACAACAAAAATTCAGCAGCGAAGCGCAAAGGCGGCCTCGGCAGGGGCCTTGGCTCTCTTCTGGAGGGTAACAAGTATACCGGCAAAACCGAATCTTCCACCACTAACGAAGTCAACACCATCGCAGACATAGCCATTGACCAAATCCAGACGAACCCGTACCAGCCCCGCACGCACTTCGACCAGGCGGCGCTGGAAGAACTGGCGGAGTCCATCAAGGTACAGGGCATCATACAACCCATCACGGTTCGACAGCTCGACCAGGACACGTACCAGTTGATTGCGGGCGAGCGGCGGTACCAGGCCTCCAAAATTGCGGGCCTGAAGGTGATACCAGCCTATATCCGCAAAGCCGACGACCAGCAGATGCTGGAGATGGCCCTGATCGAGAACATCCAGCGGGAGAACCTGAACGCCATTGAGATCGCTCTCTCCTACCAGCGCCTGCTCTCGGAGTGCAGCCTGAAGCAGGAGGAGCTCGGCGAGCGCGTTGGTAAGAAGCGGACAACAGTGACCAACTACCTGCGCCTGCTCAAGCTGCCGCCCGACATCCAGATAGCCCTCCGCGACAACATCATCAGCATGGGGCATGCCCGCGCCCTCATCAACATCGATACAGTAGAGAAGCAGCTGGACGTGTTTAAGGAGGTGGTGGCAAAGGAGTTATCGGTGCGCAAGGTGGAGGAACTGGTGCGCAACCTGCAGAACGCCAACAAAAAGCCGGACCCGCAGCAGAAACTGAGCTTTAGCAAATACGAGGAAGAACTGAAGACCGTGGAGACGAAACTCTCCTCGCAGTTCGGCACCAAAATCCAGGTGAAGGCGAACAACGACGGCAAGGGCGAAATCAAAATCCCCTTCGTGACAGTGGACGAGCTCAACCGGATTCTGGAGATTTTAAATTACTGA
- a CDS encoding LON peptidase substrate-binding domain-containing protein: protein MARYLPLFPLGIVVFPGEKLNLHVFEPRYKQLVLECVAEEKTFGIPTYIQGGVGAYGTEMKLLNIEKKYANGEMDIRTKGLKVFKILHLDKMAPGRLYAGGEVEDVAYTEDEDILTKQKITEYLRILYESLGISKLFQELPDNFRSFDIGHHLGLTLEQEYALLQLQREAERQEAILQHLQHIMPVVQETERLKDRVRLNGHFKNLLPPDF, encoded by the coding sequence ATGGCAAGATATCTTCCTCTTTTTCCGCTGGGTATTGTGGTGTTTCCGGGTGAGAAGCTGAACCTGCACGTGTTTGAGCCGCGCTACAAGCAGTTGGTGCTCGAGTGCGTGGCGGAGGAGAAAACCTTCGGCATCCCCACTTATATACAGGGTGGGGTGGGCGCATACGGCACCGAGATGAAGCTACTGAACATCGAGAAAAAATACGCTAACGGCGAAATGGACATCCGCACGAAGGGCCTGAAGGTGTTTAAAATCCTGCATCTTGACAAGATGGCGCCCGGCAGGCTGTATGCAGGGGGCGAGGTGGAGGATGTGGCGTATACCGAAGACGAGGACATCCTCACAAAGCAGAAGATAACGGAATACCTGAGGATCCTGTACGAGTCGCTCGGCATCAGCAAGCTGTTCCAGGAGCTGCCCGATAATTTCAGGAGCTTTGATATAGGCCACCACCTCGGCCTGACGCTGGAGCAGGAGTATGCCCTGCTGCAACTGCAACGCGAGGCGGAGCGGCAGGAGGCTATTCTGCAGCACCTGCAGCACATCATGCCGGTTGTGCAGGAAACCGAGCGCCTCAAAGACAGGGTGCGCCTGAACGGGCACTTCAAGAACCTGCTGCCCCCGGACTTTTAG
- a CDS encoding ParA family protein, which translates to MGKIIAVANQKGGVGKTTTAINLAASLAALEYKTLLVDADPQANATSGLGFDPATITSSIYECMVEDVKAEEIILQSPSIAYLDLIPSHIDLVGAEVEMINVPNREEKMRDALKSLKQNYDFIIIDCSPSLGLITVNSLTAADSVVIPVQCEYFALEGLGKLLNTIKIIQSRLNTDLAIEGILLTMYDVRLRLSNQVVEEVKTHFQQMVFDTIIPRNVKLSESPSFGIPALLHDAESKGALSYLNLAREIAEKNSVALAK; encoded by the coding sequence ATGGGAAAAATAATTGCGGTTGCCAATCAGAAAGGTGGCGTTGGGAAGACGACCACAGCCATAAACCTGGCGGCAAGTCTGGCGGCGCTTGAATATAAAACCTTGCTCGTGGACGCAGACCCGCAGGCAAACGCCACCTCCGGCCTGGGCTTCGACCCGGCCACCATCACCAGCAGCATCTATGAGTGCATGGTGGAGGACGTGAAGGCCGAGGAGATCATCCTGCAGTCGCCCAGCATCGCGTACCTCGACCTCATCCCGTCGCACATCGACCTGGTGGGGGCTGAGGTAGAGATGATTAACGTGCCTAACCGGGAAGAGAAGATGCGGGACGCCCTCAAAAGCCTGAAGCAAAACTACGACTTCATCATCATAGACTGCTCTCCCTCACTGGGTCTGATCACGGTAAACTCACTGACAGCCGCCGACTCTGTAGTGATCCCGGTGCAATGTGAGTACTTCGCGCTGGAGGGGCTGGGCAAGCTTCTGAACACCATCAAGATCATCCAGTCGCGCCTGAACACGGACCTGGCCATCGAAGGCATTCTGCTGACCATGTACGACGTGCGCCTGCGCCTGAGCAACCAGGTGGTGGAAGAGGTGAAGACACACTTCCAGCAGATGGTGTTCGACACCATCATACCGCGTAACGTGAAGCTGAGCGAGTCGCCGAGCTTTGGCATACCGGCCCTGCTGCACGACGCAGAGAGCAAGGGCGCCCTGAGTTATCTGAACCTGGCCCGCGAAATAGCAGAGAAAAACAGTGTAGCGCTGGCGAAATAA
- a CDS encoding Sec-independent protein translocase subunit TatA/TatB, which yields MEFNSTLLFLGGLGGTEILLILFVILLLFGAKRIPELAKGLGRGIREFKDATTEIKNDIQNHDRDEKKAANDVRTTDVPVTDTRAEKEKVTTL from the coding sequence ATGGAATTTAACAGCACATTACTTTTTTTAGGAGGCCTCGGAGGCACGGAAATCCTTCTGATACTTTTCGTGATCCTGCTCCTTTTTGGCGCGAAACGCATACCGGAACTTGCTAAGGGCCTGGGCCGCGGCATACGTGAGTTTAAGGATGCCACCACTGAGATAAAAAACGATATACAGAATCACGACCGCGACGAGAAGAAGGCAGCCAATGATGTTCGGACGACCGATGTTCCTGTAACTGATACAAGAGCAGAGAAAGAGAAGGTTACTACTCTTTAA
- the lepB gene encoding signal peptidase I, producing the protein MRWWNKKRPEQRPKEKKSPAREWADAVMFAVVFASLIRWATFEAYAIPTPSMEKSLLVGDFLFVSKLHYGPRTPMTPLQVPLTHQTIWGTGIPSYSDAIQLNPYRLPGFSEVKKNDAVVFNFPAEKGHPLDLKTYYIKRCIGVAGDSVAIRQGQVYINGRAATKPDGLQFSYLLKTDRVLNESFFSDRDITDSYRTPEGYIVHICPEKAQQLAGLDFIREVKRQLAAPQEAEAGIFPQAPDLYKWNKDNYGPIYIPQEGATVAITPQTLPFYEKVILEYEHNENAEVRDGKLYIDGQEANAYTFKQDYYFMMGDNRHNSLDSRYWGYVPADHIVGKAVMIWMSLDPNGKLLDRVRWDRVFSSID; encoded by the coding sequence ATGAGATGGTGGAACAAGAAACGGCCGGAGCAAAGGCCGAAGGAAAAAAAGAGCCCCGCCCGCGAGTGGGCTGATGCCGTGATGTTCGCGGTGGTGTTTGCCAGCCTCATCCGCTGGGCCACCTTTGAGGCGTACGCCATCCCGACGCCCTCCATGGAGAAGTCGCTGCTGGTGGGCGATTTCCTGTTTGTGAGCAAGCTGCACTACGGCCCCCGCACGCCCATGACGCCCCTGCAGGTGCCGCTCACGCACCAGACCATCTGGGGCACCGGCATCCCCTCCTACTCCGACGCTATCCAGCTGAATCCCTACCGCCTGCCCGGTTTCTCCGAAGTCAAAAAGAACGATGCGGTCGTCTTCAATTTCCCAGCCGAAAAGGGACACCCCCTCGACCTTAAAACCTACTATATAAAACGCTGCATCGGCGTTGCCGGAGACTCCGTGGCTATCCGGCAGGGGCAGGTATATATAAACGGCCGCGCCGCCACTAAACCCGATGGCCTGCAGTTCAGTTACCTGCTGAAGACAGACCGGGTACTGAACGAAAGCTTTTTCTCAGACCGCGACATCACCGACAGTTACCGCACTCCTGAAGGTTACATCGTCCACATATGCCCGGAGAAGGCCCAGCAATTGGCTGGTCTGGATTTCATCAGGGAGGTGAAGCGGCAGCTGGCCGCACCGCAGGAGGCAGAAGCTGGCATTTTTCCCCAGGCACCCGATTTATATAAATGGAACAAGGACAACTACGGCCCGATTTATATCCCGCAGGAAGGCGCCACCGTGGCCATCACCCCGCAGACGCTGCCTTTCTACGAGAAAGTCATCCTGGAGTACGAGCATAACGAAAACGCGGAGGTGCGGGACGGCAAGCTATATATAGACGGACAGGAAGCGAATGCGTACACCTTCAAGCAGGACTACTACTTCATGATGGGCGACAACCGCCACAACTCCCTCGACTCCCGCTACTGGGGCTACGTGCCTGCCGACCACATCGTGGGCAAGGCCGTCATGATCTGGATGTCGTTGGACCCGAACGGGAAGCTCCTGGACAGGGTGCGTTGGGACCGCGTCTTCAGCAGCATCGACTGA
- the dapB gene encoding 4-hydroxy-tetrahydrodipicolinate reductase encodes MRILLIGYGKMGRTIEQTALAKGHEIIGKVAHDNAHELKDFTGANTDVAIEFTHPESAFGNVSYCLVHGIPVVSGSTGWLDRLEEAVALCLKKQGAFFYASNYSVGVNLFFHFNEYIASKMKDYPEYSVSVREVHHLQKVDKPSGTGITAAEGILASYPNLKGWVSDNPEEKSKLNIISERAPDVVGTHVVTYSSEIDQIELGHVAHSRAGFAEGAVMAAEWLIGRQGIYGMKDMLNL; translated from the coding sequence ATGAGAATTTTACTGATAGGCTACGGCAAGATGGGCAGAACCATCGAGCAGACCGCCCTGGCGAAGGGCCACGAGATTATCGGCAAAGTGGCCCACGACAATGCCCACGAACTGAAGGACTTTACAGGGGCCAACACCGACGTTGCCATCGAATTCACGCACCCAGAGTCGGCCTTCGGCAACGTGAGTTACTGCCTGGTGCATGGCATACCGGTGGTTTCCGGCTCCACCGGGTGGCTGGACAGGCTGGAGGAAGCCGTGGCGCTTTGCCTGAAGAAGCAAGGCGCTTTCTTCTACGCCTCCAACTACAGCGTGGGCGTCAACCTTTTCTTTCATTTTAATGAGTACATTGCCAGCAAAATGAAGGACTACCCGGAATACAGTGTTTCCGTGCGGGAAGTACACCACCTCCAGAAAGTAGACAAGCCCAGCGGCACCGGCATTACCGCAGCCGAGGGCATCCTGGCCAGTTACCCGAACTTAAAGGGCTGGGTGAGTGACAATCCGGAGGAAAAAAGTAAATTAAACATCATTTCGGAGCGTGCGCCCGATGTAGTAGGCACGCATGTTGTAACCTACAGCTCTGAAATTGACCAGATTGAGCTCGGCCACGTGGCCCACAGCCGCGCTGGTTTTGCCGAAGGTGCCGTGATGGCAGCGGAGTGGCTGATTGGCCGCCAAGGCATATATGGCATGAAAGACATGCTGAACCTGTAA
- the mtgA gene encoding monofunctional biosynthetic peptidoglycan transglycosylase — translation MGKKGLGLRVLKLLFVKLALSLFLLSLVWVLLYRWVAPPATLHMLKRRAEAGAAGKDAPQIRYQFVPLEEMSDQLPLAVVASEDQRFPDHNGFDVDAILDAFQRNRKGGNIRGGSTISQQVAKNVFLWHGRSYFRKAVEAYFTMLIELLWGKERILEVYLNIAEMGDGVFGVEAASQKYFNRSAKEVGRQQSALLAAVLPNPIKYSAQHPSAYVLRRRTRIARAMGKLGGATYIEDLLPEKEDK, via the coding sequence ATGGGTAAAAAGGGTTTGGGGCTGCGGGTGTTGAAGCTGCTTTTTGTGAAGCTGGCGCTGAGCCTTTTCCTGCTAAGCCTGGTGTGGGTGCTGTTGTACCGCTGGGTGGCGCCGCCTGCCACGCTGCACATGCTGAAGCGCCGCGCCGAGGCCGGTGCCGCAGGCAAAGACGCGCCGCAGATACGCTACCAGTTTGTGCCTCTGGAAGAAATGTCGGACCAGTTGCCGCTGGCGGTGGTCGCCTCCGAAGACCAGCGCTTCCCGGACCACAACGGCTTCGACGTGGACGCGATTCTGGACGCTTTTCAGCGCAACCGCAAGGGCGGCAACATCCGGGGCGGCAGCACCATCAGCCAGCAGGTGGCCAAAAACGTGTTCCTGTGGCACGGCCGCAGCTATTTCCGGAAGGCCGTAGAGGCTTACTTCACCATGCTGATTGAGTTGCTGTGGGGAAAGGAGCGCATCCTGGAGGTATACCTGAACATTGCCGAAATGGGGGACGGTGTGTTCGGGGTGGAGGCCGCCAGTCAGAAGTATTTCAACAGATCCGCCAAAGAGGTGGGCCGCCAACAGTCGGCGCTGCTGGCGGCGGTGCTGCCCAATCCTATAAAATACTCCGCCCAGCACCCTTCGGCCTATGTGCTCAGGCGGCGCACCCGCATTGCCCGCGCCATGGGCAAACTGGGTGGGGCGACTTATATAGAAGATTTGCTTCCGGAGAAGGAAGATAAATAA
- a CDS encoding DUF5683 domain-containing protein yields the protein MRLNAGFAALLAGILLYLGPALAQGQVITEGPDSVRVVIPDSLQAEKGFFLFHLKDLDRPEKAALWSAVIPGGGQFYNKAYWKIPIVYAGVGVLGYFLVDNNTKYQSFRSALLLRADNDPATVDKYANNPDFPSLNVSNGKSAEQYIKYRRDYYRRNRDLTILLCIGYYGLQIAEAYVHAHLKEFDVSDDLSLRIRPGLVPVATPYAVAPALTFTLYTPSR from the coding sequence ATGAGGCTGAACGCTGGCTTTGCGGCACTACTGGCAGGCATCCTTCTTTACCTTGGCCCCGCTCTTGCGCAGGGCCAGGTGATCACCGAAGGCCCTGACTCGGTGCGTGTGGTGATACCGGATTCCCTACAGGCGGAGAAAGGCTTCTTTCTGTTCCATCTGAAGGATCTGGACCGGCCGGAGAAGGCGGCGCTCTGGTCTGCCGTTATTCCGGGGGGAGGCCAGTTTTACAACAAAGCATACTGGAAAATCCCTATTGTATATGCCGGCGTCGGTGTGCTGGGCTACTTCCTCGTCGACAACAACACCAAATACCAGAGCTTCCGGAGCGCGCTGCTGCTGCGCGCCGACAACGACCCGGCTACCGTGGACAAGTATGCCAACAACCCGGATTTTCCCTCGTTGAATGTTTCTAACGGCAAATCGGCCGAGCAATATATAAAATACCGCCGCGACTACTACCGCCGCAACCGCGACCTGACCATACTGCTGTGCATTGGCTATTACGGCCTGCAGATTGCCGAAGCCTACGTACACGCGCACTTGAAAGAGTTTGATGTGAGCGATGACCTGAGCCTGCGCATCCGGCCCGGTTTGGTGCCTGTAGCCACCCCTTATGCTGTTGCTCCCGCACTTACCTTTACCTTATATACACCATCCAGATGA
- a CDS encoding YsnF/AvaK domain-containing protein, with protein MKGQTVIGIFDYGVDAQMAAQQLMSKGIPESKIDVAVRGATDRHGNPINTATPNTSVGSHDKDSGFFDSLFDSRDESSKYAEVAQHGSIVAVHTQSEDEARRAAELLDKYGAIDVDDRAEKYKSMPHNERNKWINSSIPVVQEELKVGKREVETGGVRVRSRIVEKPVEEHLRLREEHIHVERQPANRPATEKDFATFQKWETEIIEHAEVPLVNKEARVVEEVKFGKETTTRDETVRETVRKKEVDVDDIDTNRDNLNRTNPRNPDRR; from the coding sequence ATGAAAGGACAAACAGTAATAGGCATATTCGATTATGGCGTAGACGCCCAGATGGCGGCGCAGCAACTGATGAGCAAGGGCATTCCGGAAAGCAAGATTGACGTGGCCGTACGGGGCGCAACAGACAGGCACGGAAACCCCATCAACACTGCCACACCAAACACATCGGTTGGCAGCCATGACAAAGACAGTGGCTTCTTCGACTCGCTGTTCGACAGCCGGGATGAATCGAGCAAATATGCAGAGGTGGCACAGCACGGCTCTATCGTTGCCGTGCACACGCAGTCTGAAGACGAAGCCAGGCGTGCGGCTGAGCTGCTCGACAAGTATGGCGCCATAGACGTGGACGACCGTGCCGAGAAGTACAAATCAATGCCACACAACGAAAGAAACAAATGGATAAACTCCTCGATACCTGTGGTGCAGGAGGAGCTAAAAGTAGGAAAGCGTGAAGTAGAAACCGGCGGCGTGCGGGTAAGAAGCCGTATTGTGGAGAAGCCGGTGGAAGAGCACCTGCGCCTGCGCGAGGAGCATATACACGTGGAGCGGCAGCCAGCCAACAGGCCTGCCACCGAAAAAGACTTCGCCACATTCCAGAAATGGGAAACAGAAATAATAGAGCACGCCGAGGTGCCGCTCGTGAACAAAGAGGCCCGCGTGGTGGAGGAAGTTAAATTCGGTAAAGAGACTACTACCCGTGATGAAACGGTGCGGGAAACTGTCCGCAAAAAAGAAGTGGATGTGGACGACATCGACACCAACAGGGATAACCTGAACCGCACGAACCCACGCAACCCTGACAGAAGGTAA
- a CDS encoding metal-dependent hydrolase — MNITYYGQSCFLFEIGQHRVLFDPFITPNELASHIDVNAIKADYILLSHGHQDHVHDAEQIAKNNNSILVANFEIANWFSGKGVEKTHPMNTGGKVTLPFGTVKMVTAIHSSSLPDGSYGGTAAGFVVETEHTTFYFAGDTALTYDMKLIPEQFDVDFALLPIGDNFTMDVHDAMLAADFVQVDKVIGMHYDTFPYIKIDRQEVQEVAQMADKDLILMEIGQTINL; from the coding sequence ATGAATATTACGTACTATGGCCAGTCCTGCTTCCTGTTTGAGATCGGGCAACACCGCGTGCTGTTCGACCCCTTTATCACACCCAACGAACTTGCCTCCCATATAGACGTCAATGCCATCAAGGCCGATTATATCCTGCTGTCGCACGGCCACCAGGACCACGTACACGATGCGGAGCAAATCGCCAAAAACAATAACTCCATCCTCGTGGCCAACTTCGAGATCGCCAACTGGTTTTCCGGCAAGGGGGTTGAAAAGACGCACCCGATGAACACGGGCGGTAAAGTGACGCTTCCCTTCGGCACCGTTAAAATGGTGACTGCCATACACTCCAGCTCGCTGCCCGACGGCTCGTACGGCGGCACCGCGGCAGGGTTTGTGGTGGAGACAGAGCACACGACCTTCTACTTCGCCGGAGACACCGCCCTCACCTACGACATGAAGCTGATACCCGAGCAGTTCGATGTCGACTTCGCCCTGCTGCCCATCGGCGACAACTTCACCATGGATGTACACGATGCCATGCTGGCCGCAGATTTTGTGCAGGTAGACAAGGTCATCGGGATGCACTACGACACGTTTCCCTATATAAAAATAGACAGACAGGAGGTGCAGGAAGTGGCGCAGATGGCAGACAAGGACCTGATTTTGATGGAGATAGGTCAAACTATTAACCTGTAA
- a CDS encoding YsnF/AvaK domain-containing protein has protein sequence MKNREDKIQSEFEQKLRESELSATREDSAVREPDADRRLDSARENVYDDRDSAVRANARSNEAQPDYIPVVEEQVRINKKTVETGRVNIYKDVHEEDVTVDVPTVHEEVNVERVPINEFVESAPPSVRYEGDVMIIPVLHEELVLVKRLKLVEELHVTKRKIETHEAQHVTLRKEEVNVNRVEPGGENPGRA, from the coding sequence ATGAAAAACAGGGAGGATAAAATACAATCTGAATTTGAGCAGAAGCTCAGAGAAAGCGAGCTTTCCGCAACACGCGAGGACAGCGCTGTGCGGGAGCCGGACGCAGACAGAAGGCTGGATTCCGCCAGAGAAAATGTGTATGACGACCGGGACAGTGCCGTCCGTGCTAACGCACGTTCCAATGAAGCTCAGCCAGATTATATCCCTGTGGTGGAAGAGCAGGTCAGGATTAACAAGAAGACCGTGGAGACTGGCCGCGTAAACATATATAAGGATGTACACGAGGAGGACGTGACAGTGGACGTGCCCACGGTGCATGAAGAAGTGAACGTGGAGCGCGTGCCCATAAATGAGTTCGTGGAATCTGCCCCGCCGTCTGTGCGCTACGAAGGCGATGTGATGATCATCCCCGTGCTGCACGAAGAGCTGGTGCTGGTGAAGCGACTGAAACTGGTAGAGGAACTGCACGTCACCAAACGGAAAATTGAGACGCATGAAGCGCAGCACGTGACTCTCCGCAAGGAAGAGGTGAACGTGAACCGGGTTGAGCCAGGCGGCGAAAACCCGGGACGGGCCTGA
- the lepB gene encoding signal peptidase I — MNVKFWEKAPQTKAPKKKKSFAREWGDAILFAVVAASLIRWATFEAYTIPTPSMEKSLLVGDFLFVSKLHYGPRTPMTPLQVPLTHQTIWGTDIPSYSDAIQLKPHRLPGFSEVKHNDVVVFNYPPEEQHPADLRTNYIKRAIGLPGDSLSVRDMQVYINGKAVENPEKLQYKYLLVPNTQLSEKFFQDRDINLRDVIPYENGYVVDASPELASEIGKLDFIKEVVLLKDLPGKADPEVFPHVPSVYEWNKDNYGPIYIPQEGATVAITPQTLPFYEKVILEYEHNENAEVRDGRLYIDGQEANAYTFKQDYYFMMGDNRHNSLDSRYWGYVPADHIVGKAVMIWMSTDPEGSFFDRIRWNRIFKTIE; from the coding sequence ATGAACGTAAAATTTTGGGAGAAAGCGCCTCAAACGAAAGCCCCAAAGAAAAAGAAAAGCTTTGCCCGCGAGTGGGGCGACGCCATCCTGTTTGCCGTCGTGGCCGCCAGCCTCATCCGCTGGGCCACCTTTGAGGCGTATACCATCCCGACGCCCTCCATGGAGAAGTCGCTGCTGGTGGGCGATTTCCTGTTTGTGAGCAAGCTGCACTACGGCCCCCGCACGCCTATGACGCCCCTGCAGGTGCCGCTCACGCACCAGACCATCTGGGGCACCGACATCCCCTCCTACTCCGACGCTATCCAGCTCAAGCCCCACCGCCTGCCCGGCTTCTCTGAGGTCAAGCACAACGACGTGGTGGTGTTCAACTACCCGCCCGAGGAGCAGCACCCCGCCGACCTGCGCACCAACTACATCAAGCGGGCCATCGGCCTTCCCGGCGACTCGCTTTCCGTGCGCGACATGCAGGTATATATAAACGGCAAGGCCGTCGAGAACCCGGAGAAACTGCAGTACAAGTACCTGCTGGTGCCAAACACGCAGCTCTCGGAGAAGTTCTTCCAGGACCGCGACATCAACCTGCGCGACGTGATTCCCTATGAAAACGGCTATGTGGTGGACGCTTCCCCGGAACTGGCCAGCGAAATCGGCAAGCTGGATTTCATCAAAGAGGTTGTCCTGCTGAAAGACCTGCCCGGCAAGGCTGACCCGGAGGTTTTCCCGCATGTGCCCAGCGTGTACGAGTGGAACAAGGACAACTACGGCCCGATTTATATCCCGCAGGAAGGCGCCACCGTGGCCATCACCCCGCAGACGCTGCCTTTCTACGAGAAAGTCATCCTGGAGTACGAGCATAACGAAAACGCGGAGGTGCGGGACGGCAGGCTATATATAGACGGACAGGAAGCGAATGCGTACACCTTCAAGCAGGACTACTACTTCATGATGGGTGACAACCGCCACAACTCCCTCGACTCCCGCTACTGGGGCTACGTGCCCGCCGACCACATCGTGGGCAAGGCCGTCATGATCTGGATGTCCACCGACCCGGAAGGCAGCTTCTTCGACAGAATAAGATGGAACAGAATATTTAAAACCATCGAGTAA
- a CDS encoding metallophosphoesterase produces MLPYFLIIVPTLLFAFLAFSYWQERKYRRKPFFKLADVGWQRNTPPKGAELVHSVAMLGDVGAVATDGSDPVLQLFGKWQLAVGKAGTAVFLGDNLYPIGLPPEGHRLRQPAEARLDLLLGHIQNYPGKGIFLSGNHDWLKGSKGGYEQMLRQERYVLAHLQDEESYQPRNGCPGPVSLQLAEGLLLVIINTQWFVQRGEKPLGSKQGCPYNDIEEFFIAFNNLLRRNRHQRVIVAAHHPLYSNALHGGKFTMKQHIFPLTAAHRRIYIPLPIFGSLYPFYRKLFGAYEDMSHRKYKKMRKRLLRIMHRYSNIIYVAGHDHNLQHFEVQQNHFIVSGSGSKTAFVKKGGSATFTLEELGFVVLNYYSNGEVWMEVLAAAEPNEEMVVFRKKLDSVLAPAPTPERPAQA; encoded by the coding sequence ATGCTGCCATACTTTCTCATCATTGTACCCACGCTGCTGTTCGCCTTTCTGGCGTTCAGCTACTGGCAGGAGCGCAAATACCGCCGCAAGCCCTTCTTTAAACTGGCCGATGTGGGTTGGCAGCGCAATACTCCGCCGAAGGGTGCGGAACTGGTACACTCGGTGGCGATGCTGGGCGACGTAGGGGCTGTCGCCACCGACGGCAGCGACCCGGTGCTGCAGCTTTTCGGGAAGTGGCAGCTTGCTGTAGGCAAAGCAGGCACCGCCGTTTTCCTCGGCGACAACCTCTACCCCATCGGGCTGCCTCCGGAGGGGCACCGGCTGCGGCAGCCCGCCGAGGCCCGCCTCGACCTGTTGCTGGGCCATATCCAAAACTACCCCGGCAAAGGCATTTTCCTGAGCGGCAACCACGACTGGCTGAAGGGCAGCAAGGGCGGCTACGAACAAATGCTGCGTCAGGAGCGCTATGTGCTGGCCCACCTGCAGGACGAGGAAAGCTACCAGCCACGCAACGGCTGCCCCGGCCCCGTGAGCCTGCAACTGGCCGAGGGGCTGCTGCTGGTCATCATCAACACGCAGTGGTTTGTGCAGCGCGGCGAGAAGCCCCTGGGCAGTAAACAAGGCTGCCCCTACAACGACATTGAGGAGTTTTTTATAGCTTTCAACAACCTGCTGCGGCGCAACAGGCACCAGCGGGTAATTGTGGCGGCGCACCATCCGCTCTACAGCAACGCCCTGCACGGCGGCAAGTTTACGATGAAGCAGCACATCTTCCCGCTTACGGCCGCGCACAGGCGCATCTATATCCCCCTGCCCATCTTCGGCTCCCTCTACCCTTTCTACCGCAAGCTGTTCGGTGCCTACGAAGACATGTCGCACCGCAAGTACAAGAAAATGCGCAAGCGCCTGCTGCGCATCATGCACCGATACAGCAACATCATCTATGTGGCGGGGCACGACCACAACCTGCAACACTTCGAGGTGCAGCAGAATCATTTTATCGTGAGCGGCTCGGGCAGCAAAACTGCCTTCGTGAAAAAAGGCGGCAGTGCTACCTTTACGCTGGAGGAGCTGGGCTTTGTGGTGCTCAATTACTACAGCAACGGAGAGGTGTGGATGGAGGTGCTTGCTGC